A stretch of DNA from Sugiyamaella lignohabitans strain CBS 10342 chromosome B, complete sequence:
TTCTACTAAGTATTGAGAACGTTGGATTTGTTGTGACTAGAAAACTAGAACCCAGTAGTGAGATAGGAAATGTGAAGCTGGCTGGCATTTGCTTCGTCAGCTTAAGCTGCTTACTGGTTGAGAGCATCGGAAATCTgatttttgatattttgcCAATAGCTGAGACGAATGGTCTCATTTTTAGCTGATTCGAGGTCATCCTCACTAAATGCTGATATTAATGCCGTTTCTGACTCACTCAGACGTTTGTCATTCTCTTGTTGCAGTGATAGCAAGTCTTCACGCGAATTCGAGTCAGCTATAGCTTCTCGTGCCATTAAAACATCCATAAGCAGGTCCTCATCTTGTAATGAGTCACGCTCAGAAAGCGCATCAATTCCTcgtagaagaagaagatgctgagCTCGATCTAGTGGATTTAGCAATGACTTGTATGCAATATTCAATTGTGATGAACGCAGTTCGAATTTCTTGCGCAATTCATTATTAGGATCAACCGATCCGGCTTTGTCCGGATGGGTCTGTGCCTGCAATTTAAGGAATTCTTGCTTAAGTTGTTTTGCATTGATCTCAAAAGGACCCTTGGGTGGTGGGCCATTTGGAAATGACTGAGGGAAAAATGAATAGTATCCAGACTCCCCACCAGCCTTAGTGGCGAACCTCTTTGTAAATGTTTGAAGTAACCTAGTACTGACGGAAACAGTTCTCATGTTGGCCTATCACATACACAAGAAAATCTCACCTCAATCAACAATTGGGTCTGATGAATCTATAATCAAATTATGATCAATAGTATCGCCAGTGATGAGTACTACATGTGAGGATTGCGGTTGAAATCTGATACGGCTTGGATGATCCACCAGAAATTACGCATATGGCCGCATTTGCATTTCCATTTAGCAAAGAGTCTGATATTGAAACTGTTCTATTGACCAGAATATTTTTCTATTCATATCCGAATATCCAAAAGAGCATGATTTTTAGTTGTCAAATCACTAGTTGTGTTCGGAAAATGCGTTAgtaggaaaaaaaaaattaaaaactacagcaccttctgttcacgcctggtctcccacggcattactgatcaaggctctcagaggcttgaatatgattgatcggacgggaaatcttattttactcTGGATATGGCCGTAGCTGAACTTAAAAATTGAACCTTGCTTATATAGAGTTAGTTAGGTACCAAAACAGGGCGTCCTGGAGAAATAAAATTCACGGTTTATAGAAGATTTTGTCTTGGAAACAGTCCATTTAATCATATTAGAGGTATTGTACAACTATAAAATACTCAATAGCCATTATAATAGTGGCAAAAAGGTCAAGCCCGTAGAGATATCTTGCACTCCCTTTTCCCAGCTTTAGAGGCTGGCAACAGGGTGTCTGGACATAATATTAGGGGTCCTATATACAGTCATGAGAATCCAATGGCATCAAGTATCTCAAAGTAGTGAGTGCAAGTGAACAGCTTGCAATCGGGAAAACATGAAAAATTTCATGCAAAATGCTTGAATTGTACTAATAGGACTTGGAGGAATATATATTCAATATAAAACTTTTGATTGGGATAACACAATATAGCTCGGTGAGGTGCAGTAACTCTGTTGATTCAGGCTTTGGCGTTTTGCCTCTCTTGTGTCCTAATCCCACCGTCGGTATGTTCCACCTGCCCATGTTTTAACAGGTAATCTCTGGAAGTCATATGTTATGTCAATGTGTTTAACAACTTTATTGGAATGTGAGCtagaatttttttgaaacaaGTTTCGGAGCTTTAAGCCTTATGTGTTGGTGAAAATTGTTGAATTTTGTTTCATCTTTAAGGACCTGGGCGTGAAGGCCTGTTACTTAGCTGTAAATTTAAATATATCAATTTCACTTGCCACAAAGTTTATTAGCGCTTATTGCTTCTGGTATTGTAGTTATTTAAGAGGTGTTATTACAGAATTTCAGCTTGGTAATTGAGAGTATCTAGGATTAGTAGATAGAACGGGGCtatatttttgatattctCTATGATATGTAAACCGTTCATACACAATAGAAGGGCTTTTTAACGAAATTTTAACGAAATTAAATGTCTCTGGCTTGTGTGCAACTGCTGGAATCAGtgaagaaataaaaaaggTTTAGTATCTCTGTCAATTTCTGCttattttaaaaaattcaaGTTATTATGACCAGTGAGTATTCTCGCGTCCATTTCTTTGGAACTAATTTCTATAGTCCATATTTTCTGGCAACATCGTCCCTTCAGTCCTAGATGCTACTGTTGTTTCctatattttttattgtgtGATTTACTCTTTTTGAAGTCAGAGACAAAATAATCTCATTCGCGTTTGCTATTATTTAGCTACACCCTcgttaatattttttgctCCCTAATTACTTGAAGCCTTACGTTTTCTATTTTAGACAACTTGACATGCAAAATATTAAGCTTCACTTCAGTACGCAACATCTACCGTTGGTGGTTTAGAGTCATTCAATGCAGCGGCAGCCCTATTTCATATAACCCAGATTGACTCCGAAAAACGTAGCAATGTTGTCTCCATCACGAATCGATAGAAGTCGAGGTCATTCCATTTAGGTTCTCGATAAGCTTCAGACAAAGAGCACGGTCCGCTATACTCCAGTATAAAGTTGTATGGCACACTACATATTATACCCACGAAAATAATTGACATTCTAATGAAAAACCATCATGGTTACATATTCGACACTATTTATGTAATTATTTGATCTAAAGGTACCATGGATATCTCAAGTTACTCCTGTAAATATAAGATTAAATCGTTATCTTCATACATGCatcattgaaaagaatTGAAGATAagatttaatttattcaatAATAAAGTGTTAAATACCTTATTATTAAAAAACGAAAATCTATTCCAAACAACCCACCTCATAATAAAGTACAGCAAAAACtaaatttatttcaaaaaaataactaGATAACTACTTAAGCAACAGGCTTCTCGTTCTCTCTGCCAAGACCAACGCCCAAGTCAGAGGTAACGTGAACTTCCTCACCGAAGACGGATCCGACAGTCTCAAGAGTGTGGCCCTTAGTCTCGGGGTAGAAGAAATAACAGATAACAAGCTCAACAGCAATGACACAACACCAGACGATGTAGTACTTCCAGCCGATAGCGTCCATAGCAACGGGATTAACGAAACCGTTGTAAATAAGAGTAAGAGTGGTAACAATTTGAGTAATGTTAAGACCCTTAGCACGCAATTGATAAGGCAAGATTTCAGTGTAGTAGAGCACGGCAGGACCGTTAAGAGCAATACCATAACAGAAGTAGTACAAGAAGATCATGGCGAGAACACCGTTGGCAAGAGACTTGTTGGCAAAGTTGGAAGGagtaccagcaccagagaGGGCAGTCCAGATAATATAGGTAACAAGCATACCAGAGAATGAGATAAGGAACAATCTACGACGACCCAAACTCTCGACAAAGAAAGTCCAGAAGACAGCCCAGAAGAAGTTGTAAATTTGAAGACCACCGTTAAGGTAAAGTTGTTGACGTTGATCAGTGATTCCAATAGAGTCAAGAACAAGGTTAAGGTAGTAAGAAACAAGACCGTTACCGGACATTTGCATGTTAATGGGGAtcatgatgatgaggaacAATCTGTGCTTGTTGGCCTTGGTCTTAAGGAAATCCAAGTAAGAAGTCTCATTTTGAATcttttcaagctcaagaGCAGAGGAAATTTCAGCCATCTCGTAGTCAACAAGCTTGGAGTtaacatcaccaccagcgTGGTGCTTGACAAGAAGAGCTCTGGCCTCGGCATAACGGTGCTTGTCAATCAAGTAACGAGGAGACTCAGGGACCCAGTAGATCATCAAAAGTTGGATCAAAGGAAGGAAACCTTGGCAGATACAGGGGATTCTCCAAGACCAGGTGGTGGTAACGTAAGAAGTACCCAAAGTCAACCAAGCAGCGATAATGGAACCAAGGTACCAAAGGGTGTTATAAATAGCGGTAACAACGTGTCTGTGAGCAGGATAAGAAGACTCAGCCAAAAGCAAAGGAGAACATCCGGTacagaaagaagaaccaaAACCAAGAATCAATCTTCCGACAAGGAAGACGGCGTAGTCGTTAGAAACAGCTTGAATGATAGCACCAACAATAATAAGAACACATCCACCAGCAATAGGCAGCTTTCTGCCCCATCTGTCAGTAATATAGGGAAGGATAGGCCAAGTAGCAATACCACCGAACATCATACCGTTGGCAAGACCACCCAAATGTTGACCCTTGGGGTGGTTGAAAGTATCTTGCCAAGAATCCATGGATTGAAGACCGTTCAACATGGAACCATCATAACCGTTATTGGTAGAGGAAATCATACAAAGTAACAGAAGCAAGTTCAATCTGAGCAAGTGAGGAACTCTAAGAAATGCGAATTTTCCATAATCAGGCAGAACATCCTCCATAGTCTCACCTTCAGGACGAATGTCCTCGACCATGTGGACCTCgttcttctcttcaataGTCATGATGAATAAGGTTGGGTGTTTATCAAAATCGGTTCTAGTAAAAGATGAAGAATCGATAAgatttgatgaagaagaaataaaaaaacctcTTTGAAGTTGGAAAATGgacaaatatatatagtaAGTTGAAACCCAACTAATAGCCAATGCAACTTCCTAAACGGATGAAATAATTTCCCCGGATTTCGTTGAGAGGAGATGAACGGGTAAAATCTAATAAGGACTGAGCGAGTATGCGATTCCAGATGATCCCCCGCATGTCTATGCAGGCGGCCAGTTTAAAGTCCCCACGTTCCATTTTGGGATGAGGTTTTTGTGATGCCCCACACTTTGCATTAGTGGGGGGAGGAGGGGCTAACGGGGAGAAATCCAATTTACAACACGGCAGCGAGCGATGCAAAGTGGAGAACGTACAGAGAGGGGTAACCAATGGGTTTGAATAGTGTGTGGGTGATGATTTTAACGGCGATGACCTAGTAAGGGCTAATATGCGGTCACTTGTAGTTTATTACCCACACACGCATCAAAggaaggaaaagaaaaaacgTTGGATTAATTAGTTATCGTGTATACACCCTACACCCTACACCCTGCCAGTGAGGTTTaagttattttttttaacatgattgctttttctgtttatttttatcatCAAACTGACCGACAGAAGTGTAAACTGATTGACTGACCGACACACACCTGCTGACTTACTGATAGAACAGCGCAACCACAGCGCCGTCCCACTCTCGCATTTTCATGTCTCACCAGCTCACTTGCTCTAACGAGGTCATTCCCCACGTCTTACATCTGTCCCCACGTTCGCCCATCCCCACGGTAGTCCCCACTTGGTCTCTTCGGCCATGATAATTTAGTTGTCTCAGTTGGTCCCCTTGGCTACAAACTTGGCTGGATGAAAGGCACCAGCGGCCACTGGCAGCAAGCTGGCTGATGTATGGGTTATGGTCTCGGCAGCAGTTTAGGGCCGGTGCATGGGGTCTGGTGCCCACCAGTGTGACCTCCTTTCTACCGTGACTAGTACTGTGGTCCTCTCTCTCTGACTGGCAGTCATTCCAAATTTGCCCCATGTGGGTGATTCCATTTTCCCAGCGATCCCTCTCAACTGCAAAAGAATCTGCACGGTTATCCACAAGCAGTAGGACAATCCGTCGATCTCCTGTACCATGCATGCCGCTAAAGCGGCGAGTTGCGACGGCGGGACCATTTTAACCGTTTGACTAGCCGGTGCCCCGCTTTGCATCGGGGAGATACACGCACCGTCCGGCCATGCCCCACACTGGCCACTAGCGCGGGGCACAGGGGTGAGGGATcctggtgcctccggcggctggggctctgccccagaccccgtggctcctctcgctacgctcgagtcgagcgttGGGGgacccctgaaaaatacttctgcgaagcaggagctacggggtctggggcagcgccccagctgccggaggcaggtctaGACCCCCAGCAGCGAAAAAGAATCGGGTGCCAGTTGCCGACCGTTGGGCAGACCTGGTGCGGTCGGAAGAATCGTGCAGCGACCTAACGGGGACCAGCCATGGGCATGGAGCTGGCCCGGTATTGCTTGGCTGAGTGTGGCTAGTATAACAGCCAGCAGGGCCAAGAGAAGACAGCAAGCAACCGGTAACGGACAAACGCACGCTAGCAGCACGAATTTATCCAGTTCTTCCGGGTCTGGATTCCAGTGACAGGACAGGTTTTTCCTGGTTTTTCACAGCGACTCAGGTCCGTGAGCCGAGTCGGGAAACAGCCTGGTCAGGATATTTAGCTCGGGAATTTTAGCCCCAGAAAAATctatcagcaccagtcaGTCGAATCAgtgaaagaaagaaaaaccCCTCCCGATGAGGACGGACCGCCCCAACCCACCACCGGTGTCCGCGAAGAGGGGGAGCGGGGGAGGGGATGAACGGGCGTTGAGATCGAGGCCCCACCTGCCACCAGTCACACCCACCAGTCACTAGCCACCAGTTACCAGCCATCAACCCGGTAACATTAGCCAATTCTTCCGCAGCAGTTTAGTGGGATTTAGGTTTGCTAGCTGACGGACGATTATGCCTGATAACCTGATCATCCGAGACCTCTGAGTATGCAATCGAGGCAGACAGTCAGGCCGGGATCAGCCCGCTGCTCACCACGCGCCTTGCGCTTAATTGCTGATAGCAGCGGCGTCAAGAATGAGTCGATCTGCCCCGAGACTGGTCACGGGTCGAACCCAGGGGCTGGCAGTCTCACCACGGGCACCACCGCCCAAACTACCCCTCCACCCCCTCCAACttccccctccccctcgCAGCCACCCACTCACGTCCCGACTCGAACGAagtgagaggagccacggggtctggggcgaagccccagccgccggaggcacagtcCCCACCCCCCGTTCCGCCTTCCAACCCCAGACCGATAAGGGGTGGACCCCTGGTAAGTGCCGTTCAAAAAGCGAGGAAGGGGGAAACATAGTGGAGCGCGGACTAGGAAGGGATATGCGGGTGGGTAATTTAGCCGTAGAAATGTGAGACCAAGGCGGGGTGGATATGCAAGTGCCCCGCAATGTAGCTCAGGAGGTCGACGCACCCCGGGATCAGTCATGTTGGCTGGCCATTGTTCAGTTGTTGGTATGTCGCCGGATAGAACTGGGGGTGGGTGGCCTGTCATGTATGATAGAAGTGCAGCGTTTGATAGTGGACATGCCTTTGTGTTTTTCCGGACTAGTGGGATGAGTGGTTCTGATTTTGGTGGTACTGACTATTTTTTAGTTGAACCGTTACAAGGGATCTAGGTTTGGCCGATCGGGCGGGGCGTCTCACCAGCAGTGTCTATTGTTAGCACATACACTATGGCCAAACAACTTTCCGCGCATTTTTTTAGGGGGTtggagttgctgctgctgctgccgctgttgctgttcaGGTCGCCGTGTTTCGCCGTGGCGAGTATCTTGTCCTATACGCGACATACGTGGGGTGTGTCTTGGATTGGCGGAGACAAAAGCTTTTGTACGCTGCTGTCTGACCAGCTCTCTGACTGATTGACCCTGACGACCCACCTGAATCGACAGCTCGCTCGCTCGCTCACTCGCCTGGTCATGGCACTTCGTCTCACGCACctccccccctccccctaTCGCAGCAGCCTGTCAACCGGACTAATAGTGATAATCCCCGATAGTGGGGTCGGCCCCTCTCTCCCCCCTAGACCACCCCCCTTATCGGCCCCACACCTCCCATACCCCTCAATGCGTGGAAGTCCCCGAGATTTGGAGGTGCAGGTGGGTAAATAGGGGAAgagggtgtgcctccggcggctggggctttgccccagaccccgcagctcctctcgctgcgctcgagtcgaccgtcgacggtccctGCCCCTCCtgagaagcaggagcaacggggtctggggcagcgccccagctgccggaggcacccccCCTACCCCGCTATCTGCCAGTTAAACTGACATGCACTAGCGTATTGAGTGGGCTGCTGCGATGAGacataatattatttccaGGGTTCGTGAGGTTTAATCCCGGCTAATTGTCAGGCTGGGGTAAATACCCCGCCATGGAGTAGAAGCTGGTTTTTGCCGATATGACCGTTTAAACCCCGGGTGGGGATCTCGATGCTAGTGTGATCTCAACGCCATTAAATGGTATCTGGGGCGTGGCCCCGCACTTGTTAattggatctggatcttcTGGATCTTGTGTCGATTGTCGATAGTCGTGCCAGTCTCTGTCTGTCACACCGccattatatatatataatgaaACAGATCTCTTTTTGTCCATTTAGCGGCAGTTTAGACGTATCCATGTGGGGGTCGCGGCACCGGGTGGCATTCTCCGACCGTTGGATGGTGCACCCCATGTGGGGGTGAGGACAAACATGGGGGTATTTAAACAGACCTATATCGCCAGATGATGAGATTCTGGGTTTTTTATAGTATTTCGTAGCATTCGATAAAGACTCGGTAGCCGTTATAATGACTAGTCCAAAATACAATTGTCTTACCCAGGAACAAGTAGACCATTTCCTCGAGAAGGGGTATGTGGTGATCCATGATGCGTTCTCCAAAGAACATGCTGCCTGGATGTTGAAAGACGTCTGGGTGAGACTGGGTCTTGATCCCAATAATAGAGAGTCTTGGACTAAGCCGAGAATCCACATGCCTAAACAGCGGTCGATTCTCGTCAGCGAATTCGCTCCCAAGGCTTGGGATGCGATTAAAGATCTGTTAGGAGGTGATGAGAATATTGCCGATGCCGGTAAATACTGGAACGACAGTTTAATCGTGAATTTCGGAAGAGACCAGTTCGAGCCACATCTTGTGTCCGGAGATCCAAAGCAACTCGATAATTGGCACACCGACGGCAACTTTTTCCGTCATTTCTTGGATTCTCCTGAACAAGCTCTGTTGGTGATCCCCATTTTCTCCGACGAGATCAAACCTAAAGGAGGTGCCACATATATTGCACCTGACTCGATTCCCCACATTGCCAAACTATTGGACGACCATCCCGAGGGTCTATTACCTGGTAAGCCTTTTAACTATCCAGAACTGGTCAACAAATGTAATGAGTTCGTCGAGGTCACCGGTAAAGTAGGCGATGTCGTTCTCATGCACCCATTCATGATGCACTCAGCATCCCCCAACCAATTGCGCATTCCCCGATTCATTACCAACCCACCAGTGAGTCTGAAGACCCCTTTCCGTTTCGACAGACCCCTGGATCAACTCAACCTCGTTGAACAAAAGACACTCAAGTCGCTCGGAAAGTCGTCACCATACCACTTCAAACCCACTGCCGACCGAGTCATCTTCCCCAGCGAACAGCACGACATGTGGATCCGCATGCAAAACGAAGAAAAGCAGCGACTCAAGGACTACGGCACCCTCGAATCTTTCACCGCCATTGGCGTCAAGCCCTAAATGTCTCCCACCCCCAAGTACATAGTCTGCAGTCAATTGATGCTGCCTCTTACACGAAccgggcctgcctccggcggctggggcgctgccccagaccccgttgtgctcgcttcgcgagctttcgCACGGTCGGAGCCGTGGTTCTGGGGAGAATATCCCTGCCACGGGAGGAGAGAACGACTCTAacgcagcgagaggagcagtggggtctggagcaGCGCCCCGTGTTCGAACTGGGCCTGCCTCTGGCAGttggggcgctgccccataccccgttgtgctcgcttcaCGAGCTTTCGCATGGTCGGAGCCGTTGTTCTGGGGAGAATATCCCTGCCACGGGAGgagaaaacgactcgagcgcagcgagaggagcagtggggtctggggcaacgccccagccgccggaggcagccccgactcgagcacagCGACGGgagccggaggcagcagtCCATAATGTTGGGGGGCATAATCCTGGAAATGGCATAAATAACGACGAGGTTTGGCAGAAAGGAGTCGGTGGTGTGGCAATGTCAGACGAGAATGATAGCGGGTACGATATGTTTGAGCTGTCGTCGTGGCTCATGGTGCTGTCGACTCTGTCGGCCATAGCGACATTCGCGATTCTTATAGTTTATCTGCCGAAACTATGATGTCGCCTTTGGTCACTTTGACGGTCTTGCCAGACAGAATGAGggtgttgattttgtcGCCATCCAGTTCAACCTCGACGCCAATGACACTTCGGCGGCCGATTTCTACACCCTGGGTGACCTGGATGTTCTGGTTCTTACCAGTCGTCAAAGCAAGGTACGCGCCAAGTGCACTGTTGGCACTTCCAGTGGCAGGGTCTTCGAACTGGTCGAGAAGAATCATTCTCGCACGCACCGTGTGCTCGTCCTCAAGGACGTAATACAGCTGGCCAACAAAGCCCGAGTTCCATTCATGGTCTAGCAACGGAGCCAGATTCAACGGTGTTGACGACATCTTTACTCGAGACAGCACCTCGACCGAGGGCAGACGAATCAGGGCAAAACTCAATCCCTTGACAATAGAAAAGAGAGGGGCATTGCGCTCAGCTTCAGCAATGACAGGATCACTAGAGAATCCCACTGGATCCGGCAAATCCTTGGCAGTGGCCTTGTGAAAGTGCACATTATGGGGGATATGAGCCCTCACCACGCCATCAGACGACTTTTGGACTGGAATTGGGCCTGCTGGAGGAACGAGAGTGGCAGAAGAAGTGCCAGCAGTGACCAGGCCAATGACATGGTCTGCTGCTCCGATAGTGGGATGTCCAGCAAACGGCAATTCAGTGTCGGGAGTGAAAATACGCACCGGGTAGGTGTTGGCAGTCGAGGGAGGGTAGATATAGATAGTTTCAGAGTAATTAAACTCACGAGCAATTTGCTGAAGGTTGTCAGTTGAGAGGTCAGTATTCTCGCCAGCCAACTCGACAATTGCCAGCTGGTTACCCAGAAACCGGGTATCGCTGAATACGTCGACAGTAGTGAATGGAGCAGTAGTCATTATAGTATAATAGACGTCAGGAAAATTGTAATCGAATAACAAAAAACGAATGAGTAAAATCGAGCCACAACCCCTGGTTTAAATAGACTCGTGCTGCAGATATATTAAGGTTGATGAGCCATCAGCATATATGCACAACATCAAGCGAGTGATTAGGTTTGATGACAAACAATACATACCCGCCAAGCTGAGTCATATATCGCACAAGAACGATCTTTTATTACGGAAGAACCAAGATCCTTCGATAACCGAGACGAGATGTTTCCGAGGTCTAAGACCCTGTCCCACCACGTGGCTTCTTGAGCATTGAGCTTTGGGTCACCCCGCAAGTGGGGTGGTGGACTCAACAGGAAAATTCAGGGGAACCTCAAGGGGCAATTTCAGGGGGAGATTTCCGGACGAGGGGTAGTCCCGCGGGGTCATATGGTGGGGCAGTCCAGCGGGGCCACCCTGGCCCCACCGTATCTAGACAATAATTACTCTACTCCTACGTATTTACTTACTTTACGGCTTGTAATCTCAATACCCATAAGATCTACTAACATCTCAAACCCAATCCAGAGAACTGGACACCAACCAGCCACACAGAGATCCCAAtgctcgactcgagcgcagcgagaggagccacggggtctggggcggagccccagccgccggaggcagagacCCCTCTCCCCGCAGCGGGacttatcttatcttttagGATCTGCACCAGATATATGCAGCATGAGGAGACTGAAGATAGAGTCATCAGCAGGGTGATAAAATATCAGATCCGTCGAGCCATGACGAAATTCCGTGGTTGTATTGATATCCACAATGGCCAAGTCAAGCAGATTGTAGGAGGAACGCTGACCAGTGCGGAGTCGCAGTTGAAAACCAATTTTGTGGCGACCCAGCCCGCTGAGTATTTTGGAAGATTATACAGAAAAAATGAAGTCTATGGAACACATGTAATCAAACTCGGACCAGGATGtgatgaagctgctgaggAGGCATTGGCAGAATGGCCTGGTCAATTACAAGTTGGCGGAGGTATCACTGCCGAAAACGCTCAATCCTGGATACAAGAGAAAAAGGCGTCGAAAGTGATTGTCACGTCGTATCTATTTCCCGACGGAAAACTGTCGATACCACGACTGGAAAAACTGGTGTCATTAGTTGGAAAAGAGCATTTGGTGATTGATCTGAGCTGTCGCAAGAAAATCGTCGACGGCGAGCCCCGGTGGATCGTGGCCATGAACCGATGGCAGACCCTGACCGACACCGAGGTCAATAAATCGACTCTGGACGAGCTATCGCGCTACTGCAGCGAGTTTCTAATCCatgctgctgatgtcgAAGGACTGTGTCGAGGAATAGACGAAGACCTTGTAGCAGCTCTCGGCAACTGGGTCACAATCCCCACAGTCTACGCAGGAGGAGCCAAATCGCTCAACGACCTCGAGCTGGTCGCCAAACTCAGCCACGGCAAAGTCGACCTGACATTCGGCAGCGCGCTCGACATCTTCGGCGGTGACAAAGTCGCCTTCTCCTCGTGTGTGGCCTGGAACCAGTCACAGTCACAGtagctgcctccggcggctggggctctgccccagaccccgtagctcctgcttcgcaggagattgctgggaccgtcgacggaacgactcgagcggagcgagaggagcaacggggtctggggcgcagccccagccgccggaggcatcgTCTCCACCACaagcatcaacaaaaatatatatatattacaAGATTAGAACCATTGGTTGCCGTCCATGCGGGGCGAGCCGTAATTGCCCATGTTGGTTGTAGCACCGCCGTAATCGGTGGCTCCGCCGTGACGGCCGGTCGCTCCGCCTCCGAGGTCCATGCCAGGACCACGGCCATCGAGTTTGTCGACAGCAAGCACGATTTCGGCCAGTTTATTTTGCAGCACGCGAATCCCGCGCTCGACTACTTCGTTGGGTTTCAGCGAACCCACCGTTTCAACAGTGTAGTAGAATTTATCGGGTTTGGCGGTGTAATCAAAAGGTTCGTTTTCTTTAGGTGGCTCTTCCCAGTCGGCGTTCTTGCTTTTGGGccattcttcttcaatgcTCTCTTCGTACCAATAGTCCGTGTGATGCAGTTTGTTCCATGGGTCGTATTCGAATCCCACAGCCGCCACTGGCGACCATTTGGCATGTTCTTTGGCAATACCTTTTTTGGCTATACATTTCAGTCTCAGTTCTTGGTGCTTTCTAAGCTTACAAATCAGTACTCCCTTTTTAGCAGGGTCACTGAACACCGGCTGGCCTATACTCTCGTCTCGGCG
This window harbors:
- the RPB3 gene encoding DNA-directed RNA polymerase II core subunit RPB3 (RNA polymerase II third largest subunit B44; part of central core; similar to prokaryotic alpha subunit; GO_component: GO:0005665 - DNA-directed RNA polymerase II, core complex [Evidence IDA] [PMID 1331084]; GO_component: GO:0005665 - DNA-directed RNA polymerase II, core complex [Evidence IDA] [PMID 2183013]; GO_component: GO:0005665 - DNA-directed RNA polymerase II, core complex [Evidence IDA] [PMID 2186966]; GO_component: GO:0005654 - nucleoplasm [Evidence IDA] [PMID 15520468]; GO_component: GO:0005634 - nucleus [Evidence IEA,IEA]; GO_function: GO:0003677 - DNA binding [Evidence IEA]; GO_function: GO:0003899 - DNA-directed RNA polymerase activity [Evidence IEA,IEA]; GO_function: GO:0001055 - RNA polymerase II activity [Evidence IDA] [PMID 8288647]; GO_function: GO:0003968 - RNA-directed RNA polymerase activity [Evidence IDA] [PMID 18004386]; GO_function: GO:0046872 - metal ion binding [Evidence IEA]; GO_function: GO:0046983 - protein dimerization activity [Evidence IEA]; GO_process: GO:0006369 - termination of RNA polymerase II transcription [Evidence IMP] [PMID 16537912]; GO_process: GO:0006366 - transcription from RNA polymerase II promoter [Evidence IMP] [PMID 2685562]; GO_process: GO:0006351 - transcription, DNA-templated [Evidence IEA]), whose amino-acid sequence is MEIYTRDLVVHLPKDGRRDESIGQPVFSDPAKKGVLICKLRKHQELRLKCIAKKGIAKEHAKWSPVAAVGFEYDPWNKLHHTDYWYEESIEEEWPKSKNADWEEPPKENEPFDYTAKPDKFYYTVETVGSLKPNEVVERGIRVLQNKLAEIVLAVDKLDGRGPGMDLGGGATGRHGGATDYGGATTNMGNYGSPRMDGNQWF